From one Lycium barbarum isolate Lr01 chromosome 6, ASM1917538v2, whole genome shotgun sequence genomic stretch:
- the LOC132598560 gene encoding leucine-rich repeat receptor protein kinase HPCA1-like isoform X2 → MGLEGNQFGDLSSLTALQILDLSNNVGLKGTLSPSIGNLKNLTTLILVGCSFFGPIPESIGSLQQLVFISLTSNSFTGPIPPSIGNLSKLSWLDLSDNKISGTIPISRGSEPGLDWLVNTRHLHLSKNQLSGPIQSRLFSPTMKLIHVILDHNKLIGDIPESLGSLPNLEILRLDWNSLNGPVPSNLTMLQSLNELYLSNNNLNGSIPDLTGMNFLSYVGMSNNSFNPSDVPKWLTNLTSLKTIYMENTTLQGQIPVELFSLPNLETIGLANNKLNGTLDIGTGYGNNLTLDLRNNSIQNFTQKAEYNMNISLTGNPICDGAGATARYCAVQISNDSFSSPQSCPAMSCNSDKALSPTCKCSFPYTGTLHFFSLSFSNLENSSYFTTLAGSMMSAFLSNGLPVDSVSLSDPTIDIYLYLQIEAQIFPSTQDSFNRTSTSSIGYLLNRNPFQLQFFGPFFFTSEGYCCFADGKKKSSHTGIIIGASVGGAVLVLLTLCAGLYAFRQRNIAKRAGHSSNPFESWDRDKSGAVPQLKGARWFSFEEIRKCTNNFSESNCIGSGGYGKVYKATLTAGEVVAIKRAQHGSMQGAFEFKTEIELLSRIHHKNVVNLVGFCYEQGEQMLVYEYIPKGTLRESLSVKPKLQLEWTRRLRIALDAARGLAYLHELADPPIIHRDVKSNNILLDDHLTAKVADFGLSKLLRDDDKGHVTTQVKGTLGYLDPEYYMSQQLTEKSDVYSFGVVLLELITARAPIERGKHIVRLVAETIFDSEDNSKLYQLIDPRIGPGSKLEGVDRLCTLAMRCVNESGAERPSMGEAVKEIESILELASLSKYTEEDLTSTSYGDTTQVSLDDFYNDKAFDYSGKYTSGGMNIT, encoded by the exons ATGGGCCTAGAAGGCAATCAGTTCGGAGATCTTTCATCGTTAACTGCATTGCAGATTTT GGACCTCTCGAATAATGTTGGCTTGAAAGGAACTCTTTCACCATcaattggaaatttgaagaatTTGACAACCTT AATCTTAGTTGGTTGCAGCTTCTTTGGTCCAATTCCAGAATCAATTGGTTCTCTGCAGCAGCTGGTTTTTAT ATCTCTAACTTCTAACAGCTTCACTGGGCCAATTCCACCATCAATTGGCAATTTATCTAAGTTGTCATGGCTTGATCTCAGTGACAATAAAATTAGTGGGACTATCCCAATCTCACGCGGTTCAGAACCTGGTTTGGATTGGCTAGTCAATACCAGACACCT TCACTTGTCAAAAAATCAGCTCTCTGGCCCTATCCAATCTCGACTCTTCAGTCCAACCATGAAGCTGATACATGT GATTTTAGATCACAACAAACTGATAGGTGACATTCCGGAGTCTCTGGGAAGTCTGCCAAATTTAGAAATTTT GCGACTGGACTGGAACTCTCTCAATGGACCTGTACCTTCCAACCTCACAATGTTACAAAGTCTCAACGAGCT gTACTTATCCAATAATAATCTCAATGGATCAATTCCAGACCTTACAGGGATGAATTTTCTAAGCTATGT GGGCATGAGCAATAACAGTTTCAACCCATCAGACGTTCCAAAATGGCTTACAAACCTAACATCATTGAAAACAAT ATATATGGAGAACACAACACTGCAGGGACAAATACCTGTTGAGTTATTCAGCCTTCCTAACTTGGAGACTAT AGGATTAGCCAACAACAAGCTCAATGGGACATTGGACATTGGGACTGGATATGGGAACAATTTAACACTTGATTTAAGAAATAATTCTATCCAGAACTTCACCCAGAAAGCAGAATACAATATGAATATATC ACTCACTGGCAACCCTATTTGTGATGGAGCTGGAGCAACAGCCAGATACTGTGCAGTTCAGATTTCCAATGATTCCTTTTCATCACCTCAGAGTTGTCCAGCAATGTCCTGCAATTCAGACAAAGCATTAAGTCCTACATGCAAATGTTCATTTCCATACACTGGGACACTGCATTTCTTTTCCCTGTCCTTCTCAAATTTAGAGAACTCAAGCTACTTTACAACCCTTGCTGGCTCGATGATGTCTGCCTTTCTATCCAATGGACTGCCGGTGGATTCAGTTTCTCTTAGTGATCCAACAATTGATATTTATTTATATCTACAAATTGAAGCACAAATCTTTCCTTCAACACAGGACAGTTTCAATCGAACATCAACTTCTTCTATTGGTTACCTGCTTAACCGGAATCCTTTCCAACTCCAATTTTTTGGACCCTTCTTCTTTACTTCTGAAGGTTACTGTTGCTTTGCAG acGGAAAGAAGAAGTCATCACATACTGGTATCATCATTGGAGCATCGGTTGGTGGTGCAGTGCTTGTTCTCTTAACACTCTGTGCTGGTCTTTATGCTTTTCGCCAGAGAAATATAGCTAAAAGAGCTGGTCATAGCAGTAACCCTTTTG AATCTTGGGACCGTGATAAGAGTGGTGCTGTGCCACAACTTAAAGGAGCAAGATGGTTCTCATTTGAAGAGATTAGGAAGTGCACAAATAATTTTTCAGAATCTAACTGCATTGGATCTGGGGGCTATGGGAAG GTCTACAAAGCAACTCTTACTGCTGGGGAGGTAGTTGCAATTAAAAGAGCACAACATGGATCAATGCAGGGGGCTTTTGAGTTCAAAACAGAGATTGAGCTACTGTCAAGGATTCATCACAAGAATGTTGTAAACCTGGTTGGATTTTGTTATGAGCAAGGCGAACAAATGCTGGTCTATGAGTACATTCCAAAGGGTACTCTAAGGGAAAGTCTCTCAG TCAAGCCAAAACTCCAATTGGAGTGGACTAGGAGACTTAGGATAGCCCTTGATGCTGCGAGAGGTTTGGCATACTTGCATGAGCTTGCAGATCCTCCCATTATACACAGGGATGTTAAGTCAAATAACATCTTACTGGATGACCATTTAACCGCAAAAGTTGCTGATTTTGGCCTATCTAAACTTTTGAGAGACGACGACAAGGGCCATGTCACCACTCAAGTCAAAGGTACATTG GGGTACTTGGATCCTGAATATTACATGAGCCAACAGTTGACTGAGAAAAGTGATGTATATAGCTTTGGAGTAGTGTTGCTAGAGCTGATAACTGCAAGAGCTCCAATAGAACGAGGAAAACACATCGTGAGACTGGTTGCAGAGACCATATTTGATTCAGAAGATAACAGCAAACTCTACCAATTAATAGATCCAAGAATAGGTCCAGGTTCAAAACTCGAAGGCGTTGATAGACTATGTACATTGGCAATGAGATGTGTTAATGAATCCGGGGCCGAGAGGCCCTCCATGGGTGAGGCTGTGAAAGAAATTGAGAGTATCCTTGAACTGGCTAGCTTGAGCAAGTATACTGAAGAAGACCTTACTTCAACTAGCTATGGGGACACAACTCAAGTCAGTCTTGACGATTTTTATAATGACAAGGCTTTTGATTATAGTGGTAAATACACTTCTGGCGGAATGAACATCACTTAA
- the LOC132598560 gene encoding leucine-rich repeat receptor protein kinase HPCA1-like isoform X1 has product MLELMGSRSHIFLLIFVSQILAILGQTNSNDATALFAIKSSWNNLPPNWEGSDPCGSSWAGIICTNSRITSIKLSGMGLEGNQFGDLSSLTALQILDLSNNVGLKGTLSPSIGNLKNLTTLILVGCSFFGPIPESIGSLQQLVFISLTSNSFTGPIPPSIGNLSKLSWLDLSDNKISGTIPISRGSEPGLDWLVNTRHLHLSKNQLSGPIQSRLFSPTMKLIHVILDHNKLIGDIPESLGSLPNLEILRLDWNSLNGPVPSNLTMLQSLNELYLSNNNLNGSIPDLTGMNFLSYVGMSNNSFNPSDVPKWLTNLTSLKTIYMENTTLQGQIPVELFSLPNLETIGLANNKLNGTLDIGTGYGNNLTLDLRNNSIQNFTQKAEYNMNISLTGNPICDGAGATARYCAVQISNDSFSSPQSCPAMSCNSDKALSPTCKCSFPYTGTLHFFSLSFSNLENSSYFTTLAGSMMSAFLSNGLPVDSVSLSDPTIDIYLYLQIEAQIFPSTQDSFNRTSTSSIGYLLNRNPFQLQFFGPFFFTSEGYCCFADGKKKSSHTGIIIGASVGGAVLVLLTLCAGLYAFRQRNIAKRAGHSSNPFESWDRDKSGAVPQLKGARWFSFEEIRKCTNNFSESNCIGSGGYGKVYKATLTAGEVVAIKRAQHGSMQGAFEFKTEIELLSRIHHKNVVNLVGFCYEQGEQMLVYEYIPKGTLRESLSVKPKLQLEWTRRLRIALDAARGLAYLHELADPPIIHRDVKSNNILLDDHLTAKVADFGLSKLLRDDDKGHVTTQVKGTLGYLDPEYYMSQQLTEKSDVYSFGVVLLELITARAPIERGKHIVRLVAETIFDSEDNSKLYQLIDPRIGPGSKLEGVDRLCTLAMRCVNESGAERPSMGEAVKEIESILELASLSKYTEEDLTSTSYGDTTQVSLDDFYNDKAFDYSGKYTSGGMNIT; this is encoded by the exons ATGCTGGAATTAATGGGTTCAAGAAGTCATATCTTCCTCCTGATTTTTGTATCCCAAATTCTGGCTATACTGGGACAGACAAACAGCAATGATG CCACTGCTCTATTTGCTATCAAATCTAGCTGGAATAACTTGCCACCAAATTGGGAGGGGTCAGATCCTTGTGGTAGCAGCTGGGCAGGAATAATCTGCACCAATTCGCGCATAACCTCGAT AAAGTTATCAGGCATGGGCCTAGAAGGCAATCAGTTCGGAGATCTTTCATCGTTAACTGCATTGCAGATTTT GGACCTCTCGAATAATGTTGGCTTGAAAGGAACTCTTTCACCATcaattggaaatttgaagaatTTGACAACCTT AATCTTAGTTGGTTGCAGCTTCTTTGGTCCAATTCCAGAATCAATTGGTTCTCTGCAGCAGCTGGTTTTTAT ATCTCTAACTTCTAACAGCTTCACTGGGCCAATTCCACCATCAATTGGCAATTTATCTAAGTTGTCATGGCTTGATCTCAGTGACAATAAAATTAGTGGGACTATCCCAATCTCACGCGGTTCAGAACCTGGTTTGGATTGGCTAGTCAATACCAGACACCT TCACTTGTCAAAAAATCAGCTCTCTGGCCCTATCCAATCTCGACTCTTCAGTCCAACCATGAAGCTGATACATGT GATTTTAGATCACAACAAACTGATAGGTGACATTCCGGAGTCTCTGGGAAGTCTGCCAAATTTAGAAATTTT GCGACTGGACTGGAACTCTCTCAATGGACCTGTACCTTCCAACCTCACAATGTTACAAAGTCTCAACGAGCT gTACTTATCCAATAATAATCTCAATGGATCAATTCCAGACCTTACAGGGATGAATTTTCTAAGCTATGT GGGCATGAGCAATAACAGTTTCAACCCATCAGACGTTCCAAAATGGCTTACAAACCTAACATCATTGAAAACAAT ATATATGGAGAACACAACACTGCAGGGACAAATACCTGTTGAGTTATTCAGCCTTCCTAACTTGGAGACTAT AGGATTAGCCAACAACAAGCTCAATGGGACATTGGACATTGGGACTGGATATGGGAACAATTTAACACTTGATTTAAGAAATAATTCTATCCAGAACTTCACCCAGAAAGCAGAATACAATATGAATATATC ACTCACTGGCAACCCTATTTGTGATGGAGCTGGAGCAACAGCCAGATACTGTGCAGTTCAGATTTCCAATGATTCCTTTTCATCACCTCAGAGTTGTCCAGCAATGTCCTGCAATTCAGACAAAGCATTAAGTCCTACATGCAAATGTTCATTTCCATACACTGGGACACTGCATTTCTTTTCCCTGTCCTTCTCAAATTTAGAGAACTCAAGCTACTTTACAACCCTTGCTGGCTCGATGATGTCTGCCTTTCTATCCAATGGACTGCCGGTGGATTCAGTTTCTCTTAGTGATCCAACAATTGATATTTATTTATATCTACAAATTGAAGCACAAATCTTTCCTTCAACACAGGACAGTTTCAATCGAACATCAACTTCTTCTATTGGTTACCTGCTTAACCGGAATCCTTTCCAACTCCAATTTTTTGGACCCTTCTTCTTTACTTCTGAAGGTTACTGTTGCTTTGCAG acGGAAAGAAGAAGTCATCACATACTGGTATCATCATTGGAGCATCGGTTGGTGGTGCAGTGCTTGTTCTCTTAACACTCTGTGCTGGTCTTTATGCTTTTCGCCAGAGAAATATAGCTAAAAGAGCTGGTCATAGCAGTAACCCTTTTG AATCTTGGGACCGTGATAAGAGTGGTGCTGTGCCACAACTTAAAGGAGCAAGATGGTTCTCATTTGAAGAGATTAGGAAGTGCACAAATAATTTTTCAGAATCTAACTGCATTGGATCTGGGGGCTATGGGAAG GTCTACAAAGCAACTCTTACTGCTGGGGAGGTAGTTGCAATTAAAAGAGCACAACATGGATCAATGCAGGGGGCTTTTGAGTTCAAAACAGAGATTGAGCTACTGTCAAGGATTCATCACAAGAATGTTGTAAACCTGGTTGGATTTTGTTATGAGCAAGGCGAACAAATGCTGGTCTATGAGTACATTCCAAAGGGTACTCTAAGGGAAAGTCTCTCAG TCAAGCCAAAACTCCAATTGGAGTGGACTAGGAGACTTAGGATAGCCCTTGATGCTGCGAGAGGTTTGGCATACTTGCATGAGCTTGCAGATCCTCCCATTATACACAGGGATGTTAAGTCAAATAACATCTTACTGGATGACCATTTAACCGCAAAAGTTGCTGATTTTGGCCTATCTAAACTTTTGAGAGACGACGACAAGGGCCATGTCACCACTCAAGTCAAAGGTACATTG GGGTACTTGGATCCTGAATATTACATGAGCCAACAGTTGACTGAGAAAAGTGATGTATATAGCTTTGGAGTAGTGTTGCTAGAGCTGATAACTGCAAGAGCTCCAATAGAACGAGGAAAACACATCGTGAGACTGGTTGCAGAGACCATATTTGATTCAGAAGATAACAGCAAACTCTACCAATTAATAGATCCAAGAATAGGTCCAGGTTCAAAACTCGAAGGCGTTGATAGACTATGTACATTGGCAATGAGATGTGTTAATGAATCCGGGGCCGAGAGGCCCTCCATGGGTGAGGCTGTGAAAGAAATTGAGAGTATCCTTGAACTGGCTAGCTTGAGCAAGTATACTGAAGAAGACCTTACTTCAACTAGCTATGGGGACACAACTCAAGTCAGTCTTGACGATTTTTATAATGACAAGGCTTTTGATTATAGTGGTAAATACACTTCTGGCGGAATGAACATCACTTAA
- the LOC132598561 gene encoding pentatricopeptide repeat-containing protein At3g49710 has protein sequence MNQQTLVESFHILKTCIAQRNLLTGKSLHTLYIKSLIPQSTYFSNHFILLYSKCGLLNTARKAFEATQQPNVFSFNAILNAYAKEGQPHLAHHLFDKIPQPDIVSYNTLISAYADLGYTLPAVRLFLDLKDTCLAMDGFTLSAAITAANDNVGFITQLHCMSVYTGLNSYASVNNTLITYYSKNGVLDYARGVFESMGEIKDEVSWNTMIVAYGQHREGIKALALYKEMEFRELCLDMFTLASVLTALTSIEDLRGGLQFHARLIKMGFQENPHVGSGLIDLYSKCSDGILDCKKVFREIPYPDLVVWNTMISGYSQSELCEEAVACFRQMQLAGHHPDDCSFVCVISACSNLSSPSQGKQIHSLAIKSSIPSNRISVNNALITMYSKCGNLQDARLLFDRMPEHNAVTLNSMIAGYAQHGHGAESLLLFAWMLEGNMTPTNITFISVLSSCAHTGKVEEGKKYFGLMTHKFGIKPEAEHYICMIDLLGRAGKLEEAERLIETMPYNPGTIGWGSLLRACRTHGNIGLATKAANQCVQLDPSNAAPYVMLAHMNACLGRWEEVALIRKEMRDKGVRKQVGCSWIEVAKRVHVFVAEDSSHPMINLVYKFWEEMSKKMKQEGYSPDLRWALLRDDGTRQEERERSLWHHSEKLAVAFGLLSTKDSEPILIIKNLRICGDCHNAIKFLSGMTGRVITVRDCHRFHCFKGGTCSCGDYW, from the coding sequence ATGAACCAACAAACATTGGTGGAGAGCTTCCACATTTTAAAAACATGCATAGCCCAAAGAAACCTCTTAACTGGCAAATCTCTACATACACTTTACATCAAATCACTGATTCCACAATCTACTTACTTCTCCAACCATTTCATCCTTCTCTACTCCAAATGTGGCCTACTTAACACTGCTCGTAAAGCTTTCGAAGCAACCCAACAACCCAATGTCTTCTCTTTCAATGCTATCCTCAATGCCTATGCTAAAGAAGGTCAACCCCACCTTGCACACCACTTGTTCGATAAAATTCCCCAACCAGATATTGTTTCCTACAACACCCTTATTTCTGCTTATGCTGACCTTGGTTACACTCTGCCTGCTGTTAGACTCTTTCTTGACTTGAAGGACACGTGTCTTGCTATGGATGGGTTTACACTTTCCGCTGCTATTACTGCTGCTAATGATAATGTTGGTTTTATAACTCAGCTTCATTGCATGTCTGTATATACTGGCCTTAACTCTTATGCTTCTGTTAACAACACGCTTATTACGTATTATAGTAAAAATGGGGTTCTTGATTATGCGCGAGGGGTTTTTGAGTCGATGGGTGAGATAAAAGATGAGGTTTCTTGGAAcacgatgattgttgcttatggGCAGCATAGGGAAGGGATAAAGGCATTGGCTTTGTATAAAGAAATGGAATTTAGGGAGTTATGTTTAGATATGTTTACTTTGGCAAGTGTATTGACAGCGCTTACGTCTATCGAAGACTTGCGTGGTGGGCTTCAATTTCATGCTCGGTTAATCAAAATGGGGTTTCAAGAAAATCCACATGTTGGAAGTGGGCTGATTGATTTGTATTCAAAATGTAGTGATGGTATATTAGATTGCAAGAAAGTATTTCGGGAAATTCCTTATCCTGACTTGGTCGTTTGGAACACAATGATTTCTGGATATTCACAGTCTGAATTGTGTGAAGAAGCTGTTGCTTGTTTTAGACAAATGCAGCTTGCTGGTCATCACCCTGATGATTGCAGCTTTGTTTGTGTGATTAGTGCATGTTCTAACTTGTCATCGCCGTCGCAAGGGAAACAGATTCACTCTTTGGCAATCAAATCTAGCATTCCATCCAATCGAATCTCAGTGAACAATGCTCTCATTACAATGTATTCTAAATGTGGAAATCTGCAAGATGCAAGACTACTTTTTGATAGAATGCCTGAGCATAATGCTGTCACTTTAAATTCTATGATAGCAGGCTATGCTCAGCATGGGCATGGAGCAGAGTCGCTTTTACTATTTGCATGGATGCTTGAAGGAAATATGACACCTACAAATATAACTTTCATCTCTGTCCTATCTTCATGTGCACACACTGGAAAAGTCGAGGAAGGGAAGAAGTATTTTGGTTTAATGACTCATAAATTTGGGATAAAACCGGAGGCTGAGCACTATATATGCATGATCGACCTTTTGGGTCGAGCAGGGAAGCTCGAAGAAGCAGAGAGACTAATCGAAACAATGCCATATAATCCTGGTACAATTGGCTGGGGCTCGTTACTTAGGGCATGTCGAACGCATGGTAATATAGGGCTAGCAACAAAGGCAGCTAACCAGTGTGTTCAGCTGGATCCATCAAATGCGGCGCCGTATGTCATGCTTGCGCACATGAATGCTTGTCTCGGCAGATGGGAAGAGGTAGCATTGATTAGAAAAGAAATGCGAGACAAGGGAGTTAGAAAGCAAGTGGGGTGTAGTTGGATTGAGGTGGCCAAGAGGGTTCATGTCTTTGTGGCAGAAGATAGTTCTCATCCGATGATAAATTTGGTGTATAAATTCTGGGAAGAGATGTCAAAGAAGATGAAGCAAGAAGGGTATTCTCCGGATTTGAGGTGGGCTCTGCTGAGAGATGATGGAACTAGACaggaggagagagagagaagctTGTGGCATCACAGTGAAAAGCTGGCAGTTGCTTTCGGACTTTTATCGACCAAAGATTCTGAACCTATTCTTATCATAAAGAATTTGAGAATATGTGGTGACTGTCATAATGCAATTAAGTTTCTATCTGGTATGACAGGAAGAGTGATTACAGTAAGGGATTGCCACAGGTTTCATTGCTTCAAGGGTGGGACATGTTCCTGTGGGGATTACTGGTGA